A single region of the Mustela lutreola isolate mMusLut2 chromosome 2, mMusLut2.pri, whole genome shotgun sequence genome encodes:
- the LOC131825686 gene encoding keratin-associated protein 27-1 gives MLQSQGHSLRSSYNVPPLSAIVHGSKLIDFEDGLFLPSSCHGRTWLLDNFQETCSETTSCKVPNHKQELCAEPSCAQSAGLPRVVQTTCSNSRAFEKTMCQSGHSSAVSECVSQPCQSGSSQQVGSVVQSCQPVSSVAKSCPPKTCVSKSCQSLECEPGPGQSQSSESSSCRPPVYVAPGSQLLESSQTYEPTCCVTGGLQLPRK, from the coding sequence ATGCTTCAGAGCCAAGGCCACTCGCTCAGGAGCTCCTACAATGTCCCACCACTCTCTGCCATCGTACATGGGTCTAAGCTTATAGACTTTGAAGATGGACTTTTTTTACCCAGCAGCTGCCATGGCAGGACCTGGCTCTTGGACAACTTTCAAGAAACCTGCAGTGAGACGACCAGCTGCAAAGTGCCCAACCATAAACAGGAACTGTGCGCAGAACCGAGCTGTGCGCAAAGTGCTGGCCTCCCCAGAGTTGTCCAAACAACTTGCTCTAATTCCAGGGCCTTTGAAAAGACAATGTGCCAATCAGGACATTCCTCAGCAGTGTCGGAGTGTGTGTCTCAGCCTTGCCAGTCAGGAAGCAGCCAGCAAGTGGGTTCTGTAGTCCAGAGCTGCCAGCCTGTGAGCTCTGTGGCAAAGAGTTGTCCACCTAAGACATGTGTGTCTAAGAGTTGTCAGTCTCTGGAATGTGAACCTGGCCCAGGTCAGTCTCAGAGCTCTGAATCCAGTTCGTGTAGGCCTCCGGTTTATGTGGCACCAGGGTCACAACTCCTGGAATCTTCTCAAACTTATGAGCCAACTTGCTGTGTTACTGGTGGTTTGCAACTGCCCCGTAAGTGA
- the LOC131825687 gene encoding keratin-associated protein 13-1-like has product MSYSCCSATFYSHSLGGYLSYPSSCGSFCLNNLVYPTDICSLSTCQLGPSLSGGCQETYCDPTSFQMSYMVSSPFQTISYHQRTSIPCDPCQSAYPGSPGCGSSRSYCLGYGPRSSYSLGCGSHGFRSLGYGVYGFLFLGFESRFCSPTYLAFRNCQTSCCQLICRSGFSHQSTC; this is encoded by the coding sequence ATGTCCTACAGCTGCTGCTCTGCAACCTTCTACTCCCACTCCCTTGGGGGTTACCTGAGCTACCCAAGCTCCTGTGGCTCTTTCTGTCTCAACAACCTTGTCTACCCCACTGACATCTGCTCTCTCAGCACCTGCCAGCTGGGCCCCTCCCTGTCCGGTGGCTGTCAGGAGACCTACTGTGATCCTACCAGTTTCCAGATGTCCTACATGGTGTCCAGCCCCTTCCAGACAATTTCCTACCACCAGAGGACCTCAATACCCTGTGATCCTTGCCAGTCAGCTTACCCTGGGTCTCCAGGCTGTGGATCCAGCAGAAGTTACTGCCTGGGCTATGGACCTAGAAGCTCCTACTCCCTGGGTTGTGGATCACATGGCTTCAGATCCCTGGGTTATGGAGTCTATGGCTTCCTTTTCCTGGGCTTCGAATCCAGATTCTGCAGCCCAACCTACTTGGCTTTTAGGAACTGCCAAACTTCTTGTTGCCAACTAATCTGCAGATCTGGCTTCTCCCACCAATCAACTTGTTAA